From the genome of Luteibacter rhizovicinus DSM 16549:
ACCCTCGAGGCGAGTTCCGCACAAGTGGAGCGGCCGTAGGCCAGATAGATACATGGGCCGCGCAGCGGCCTTCCTTTACGAAACGCGGAGGACCTGTCTGAGCAGCGAGGGTGGGCACCGAAGGCTCTTTGCCTCAAGCCCCCCAGCGAGGGTAGGCACCGAAGGCTCTGCGCCTCAACCTGCGCCTGCTCTTGGCTTGTACCGAAAATCAGGCCGGAAGCAGGTCCAGCACGGCGGTGGCGAGGATGTCCGGCTGGAACTTGGCGATGAACTTGTCGGCGCCGACGCGGGCCACCATCGCCTCGTTGAAGACGCCACTCAGCGAGCTGTGCAGGAGCACCTTCATATGGCGCAGCTGGGCATCCTCACGGATGGCCGTGGTCAGCGCGTAGCCGTCCATCAGGGGCATCTCGATATCGGAAACGACCAGGTCGACCCGCTCATCGACCGGACCCATCGCCATCGTGCGCAGCTTGTCGAGGCCTTCGCGCCCATCCTTGGCGATCACGCATTCCAGGTCCATCTTGCGGAACAGGTCGACCAACTGGGTGCGGGCGACCGCCGAGTCGTCGATCACCAGGATCCGGCGGTTACCCGCCTGCTGCACGTGCGCCGCCTGCTGTACACGATCGGAGAGCTGCACCAGAGGGGGCGAGACCGACGACAGCACCTGCTCGACATCCACGATGGCGAGCAGGTCGCCATCCAGCCGGGTCACCGCGTTGACGCGCGCGCCGTAGCCGAGCGCTGCCGACGGCGCCGTCAGGTTGGCGCCGTCCACGTGGACGATGCGGTCGACGTCCGAGACCAGGAAGCCCTGCACGGAGAGGTTGAACTCGGTGACGATCAGGTGCGCACTGTCGACGCTGGCCAAGGGCGGATAACCCATCGCCGCGGCGAGGTCGATGACGGGGATAGTGCTTCCGCGATAGTCGAAACTGCCCGAGACCAGGGCGTGCATGCTGGGCATCCGCTCCAGGCGCGGCCGGCGCAGCACTTCGCGAACCTTGAAGACGTTGATGCCGAACGCCTGGCGGTCGCCCAGGCGAAACAGCAGCATGGCCACGCGATTGTGGCCCGCCAGGCGGGTAAAGGTGTCCACGGTGTCGAGCAGCGGTCGGGCCATGACGTGCGAGGCATCTACAGAAGGTGTCGCCAACGGTATCGGCGGCGCTGCTGGTTTCTGTAGGCGTGCGCATGGCACGCCGATTGCATGACTCAAGTCCTGACGCTCCCGACCGATTAAGTGGAGCGACCATCCGACGAAAGCGAAATCATGACCCTCCTCTGGAGCCAGCACGTCCGCCTCCTCGCCCACGCCGCCTCCCAGGGCGATGCGGCGCGTGTTCGCGCCCTCTCCGCGCAGTACCCGGCCGCGGCCAGCGCCATGGGCGCCCTGCTCAAGCCGGCGGAACCGCGCACCGCGCCAGCGACGACCATCCAGGCGATCGAGCAGCAAGGCATGGTGCTGACGAACGCACAGGCGCTCGGTGGCACCCTGCTGGAGCTCGGCAAGGTGGTGGAAGGCGCCCGCGACACCGCCGGACGTTTGACGGATGCCAGCGCCAGGATTTCGACGGCGCTCGACCAGGCCTACGCCGGCGCCGCCGGCATGGGCGACTCGGGCAGCCAGGGCCTGGCCACGGCCGGCGACCTCGACGGCCAGCTGCGCCTGCTGCGTAGCGCCCTCTCGGGCATGAGCCGCAACCATGCGCAGTTCTCCGAATACTTCACCGCGATCCGCAAGCTGACCGCGACGGTTCAGGACATCGCCCACCAGACCAACCTCGTCGCGCTGAACGCCGCGATCGAGGCGGCACGTGCGGGTGAGGCCGGCCGCGGCTTCGCCGTGGTTGCCGACGAGGTCAAGCAACTCGCCGAGAAAACCACCCAGGCCACCGCCGAGATCGACCAGACCACCGAGGCCGTCGGCCAGTTCGCCGGCCAGCTCGATGACGCCGTGCAGAACAGCCTGCGTCGCCTGGACCAGACCCAGTCGGGTATCGCCGGCATGCAGACCTCGATGGGTCGCGTGGACGAAGCCGCCCGCGGGGCGCGCGGCAACATCGACGCAGCCCGCGAAGGCATGGGTGCGCTACAGGGCCGCATCGCGGCCATCCAGGCGACCCAGGGAACCCTCGGCCGCGTCACCAACGACGCCCGTCGCCAGGCCGACGCCGCAGCGCGCGCCGCCGTGCTTGCGCACCGCCTGGGCCTGAGCCGCCTCGAAACCGAGGGCGACCTCGACGCCGCCAGCCTCAGCCAGATGATCCGTGAAGCCAGCCAGGGCCTTCGCTTCGCCGTGGAACTCGCCTCGCGCGACCCGGCCAGCCTCGACCGTCGCTGGCTCGATACCACGCCACTCATGCGCTGCATCGACCAGTTCCGCCTGCGTCGACCGGACAGTCCGACTGAGGGCATCCGTGCCGCCGGCGAGCGATTCTCGACCCTCGCGTCGCACTACGCCATCACGCTCGGTGAAGGCCGTCATGCCGATGCCAGCCACATGGTCGCCGAGCTCAACAGGGAACTGGACGCGATCACCCAGGGCCTGTCCGCATCGCTGGCGGAACGCGCCGCGTGAGTTCATCGACCCTCGCCCGCGGCATCACCGCGACCGCCCTGCTCGCCTTGCCGCTCTGCGCGCTGGCCGGGCAGACGGTCGAGGCGGTGCGCGTGGCGGCGGTGACCTGGCTCCAGCAGAACCGCACCCTTCCCGGCGCTCGCATGACCGTCGAAGCCGATCCGCTCGACAGCCGCCTCCGGCTGGCGGATTGCCCAAAGCCGCTCGAATCGTCGCTTCCGGGCAACCGGCCCCTCGGCGCCCGGGTGAGCGTCGCCGTGCACTGCCCGGTGCCGGGCGGCTGGACCGTGCGCGTGCCGGTGCGGGTCAAGATGTTTACCCCTGTGCTGGTCACCACCCGCCCGCTCGCGCGTGGTGACGGCGTCGGGGCCGGGGATGTCCGCGCCGAGGAGCGCGACATCACCAGCCTCGCCTACGGCTATGTCGCGGAGATCGGTCAGATCGACGGTCGCTCGCTTGCCAGGCCGCTGAGCGCCGGCACGGTACTGACGCCCGGCATGCTCGCCGGACGCCAGACCGTCCGCATCGGCGATTCGGTCAGCATGCAGGCCGACGTCGAGGGCGTGGTCATCCGCGTCGCCGGCGT
Proteins encoded in this window:
- a CDS encoding chemotaxis protein; this translates as MARPLLDTVDTFTRLAGHNRVAMLLFRLGDRQAFGINVFKVREVLRRPRLERMPSMHALVSGSFDYRGSTIPVIDLAAAMGYPPLASVDSAHLIVTEFNLSVQGFLVSDVDRIVHVDGANLTAPSAALGYGARVNAVTRLDGDLLAIVDVEQVLSSVSPPLVQLSDRVQQAAHVQQAGNRRILVIDDSAVARTQLVDLFRKMDLECVIAKDGREGLDKLRTMAMGPVDERVDLVVSDIEMPLMDGYALTTAIREDAQLRHMKVLLHSSLSGVFNEAMVARVGADKFIAKFQPDILATAVLDLLPA
- a CDS encoding methyl-accepting chemotaxis protein, with translation MTLLWSQHVRLLAHAASQGDAARVRALSAQYPAAASAMGALLKPAEPRTAPATTIQAIEQQGMVLTNAQALGGTLLELGKVVEGARDTAGRLTDASARISTALDQAYAGAAGMGDSGSQGLATAGDLDGQLRLLRSALSGMSRNHAQFSEYFTAIRKLTATVQDIAHQTNLVALNAAIEAARAGEAGRGFAVVADEVKQLAEKTTQATAEIDQTTEAVGQFAGQLDDAVQNSLRRLDQTQSGIAGMQTSMGRVDEAARGARGNIDAAREGMGALQGRIAAIQATQGTLGRVTNDARRQADAAARAAVLAHRLGLSRLETEGDLDAASLSQMIREASQGLRFAVELASRDPASLDRRWLDTTPLMRCIDQFRLRRPDSPTEGIRAAGERFSTLASHYAITLGEGRHADASHMVAELNRELDAITQGLSASLAERAA
- the flgA gene encoding flagellar basal body P-ring formation chaperone FlgA, giving the protein MSSSTLARGITATALLALPLCALAGQTVEAVRVAAVTWLQQNRTLPGARMTVEADPLDSRLRLADCPKPLESSLPGNRPLGARVSVAVHCPVPGGWTVRVPVRVKMFTPVLVTTRPLARGDGVGAGDVRAEERDITSLAYGYVAEIGQIDGRSLARPLSAGTVLTPGMLAGRQTVRIGDSVSMQADVEGVVIRVAGVAMGAGDTGTRLKVRNASSGKVLDAVVTGPGTVAVLP